A single window of Rhodococcus jostii RHA1 DNA harbors:
- the egtA gene encoding ergothioneine biosynthesis glutamate--cysteine ligase EgtA → MATAVQSVEATCFTSRPAAEAYLGGVCFKLGPPQLIGAELEWLTAQLPEYVRPDLAALAEALGPHTPRTIDPTSPAQPLPGGSAVTVEPGGQIELSSAPYYSARELCDYLAADQAVLTDLLSSRSILMSSEAADTRRPAQRLLQSPRYCAMESRFTGIGPFGKLMMCNTAATQISVDAGADPVAVEKRWHLLHAIGPALIAAFACSPRLYGVPDGQWASQRMRTWLELDSPRTIGTPHVADYAGWVLDVPLLCIRNDGTDWTAPDGATFADWVEGALDDVIGRPTPADLDYHLTTLFPPVRAAGHLEVRYLDAQPGDQWRVPIAAIDALLSGPGAMAEALDAALPTAERWRDAAEFGLAELELRAAATALLSLAAAYSPDPEFVRLLDAAAERCCRGQAPSEER, encoded by the coding sequence ATGGCTACTGCAGTTCAGTCCGTCGAGGCAACGTGTTTCACGTCGCGGCCGGCGGCGGAGGCGTACCTGGGTGGTGTCTGCTTCAAACTGGGGCCACCGCAGCTGATCGGCGCGGAATTGGAGTGGCTGACCGCGCAATTGCCGGAATACGTGCGACCCGACCTCGCCGCTCTCGCCGAAGCTCTCGGGCCGCACACCCCCAGAACCATCGATCCTACTTCTCCTGCTCAGCCCCTTCCCGGTGGCAGCGCCGTCACGGTCGAACCCGGCGGACAGATCGAACTGTCCAGCGCCCCCTATTACTCCGCACGCGAATTGTGCGACTATCTCGCCGCCGATCAGGCGGTTCTCACGGACCTGTTGTCTTCCCGATCGATCCTCATGTCGTCCGAGGCCGCGGACACCCGCCGGCCCGCGCAACGTCTCCTCCAATCGCCGCGCTACTGCGCCATGGAATCCCGTTTCACCGGCATCGGGCCCTTCGGGAAGCTGATGATGTGCAACACCGCCGCAACGCAGATCAGCGTGGACGCCGGGGCCGATCCGGTTGCGGTGGAGAAGCGGTGGCACCTGCTTCATGCCATCGGTCCCGCATTGATCGCGGCCTTCGCGTGTTCGCCGCGGCTCTACGGGGTACCCGACGGGCAATGGGCGTCGCAGCGGATGCGAACGTGGCTCGAACTCGATTCGCCGCGCACCATCGGAACCCCGCACGTCGCGGACTATGCGGGGTGGGTGCTGGACGTGCCGTTGCTGTGCATCCGCAACGACGGAACGGACTGGACAGCGCCCGACGGTGCAACTTTCGCGGACTGGGTCGAGGGCGCACTGGACGACGTGATCGGTCGCCCGACGCCCGCCGACCTCGACTACCACCTCACCACCCTGTTTCCGCCCGTGCGCGCGGCCGGTCATCTCGAGGTGCGGTACCTCGACGCGCAACCGGGCGACCAGTGGCGGGTTCCCATCGCGGCGATCGACGCGCTGCTGTCGGGCCCGGGCGCCATGGCCGAGGCGCTCGACGCGGCGCTGCCCACCGCCGAACGCTGGCGGGACGCGGCCGAGTTCGGCCTGGCCGAACTCGAACTGCGCGCTGCGGCAACAGCTCTGCTGTCGCTGGCGGCGGCCTACTCGCCCGACCCTGAATTCGTCAGACTGCTCGATGCCGCCGCCGA